From the Lathyrus oleraceus cultivar Zhongwan6 chromosome 4, CAAS_Psat_ZW6_1.0, whole genome shotgun sequence genome, one window contains:
- the LOC127135322 gene encoding UDP-glycosyltransferase 84B2-like — protein MSVAEKTNINILMVSLALQGHVNPMLNFAKRLVSKGVHVTIATTEEGRARMLKNTDQNLSDSGIRLEFFSDGLSIDFDRSDTKTVIKTSREKGAKNLSNLIDNLSKNQTFSCVIVTPFVPWAIDVAAEYQIPCAVLWIQASACYSIYYRYYMKIDSFPKLEDLNEKVHLPGLPTLEVRDLPSIILPSSPPQYDELMADFSKALDKVKWVLGSSFFEIEDEIVKSMDSLTPIYPIGALVSPSLLGEKETSNVSADMWNAENSCIEWLNSKPNSSVIYISFGSLIVLSKKQMSNLATALKNSRQNFLWVVKLENNGRLAWEDPAYELPKEFLEETEGRVLVVKWCAQTKVLQHPAVACFISHCGWNSLLETLIIGVPVIAYPSWADQPTNAMLIENVLKNGVRIKVGEDGVGSVEEIERCVYEVVEGPNAAEFRKRALEIKESAKKASQDGGSSSVNINKFLSELKVMNGPKSTKFTKMGRPLSTLWKGITKVRSFFSRIIHLG, from the coding sequence ATGTCAGTAGCAGAAAAAACCAACATCAACATTCTCATGGTGTCACTGGCCTTACAAGGTCACGTTAACCCCATGTTAAACTTCGCCAAACGCCTCGTTTCAAAGGGTGTTCATGTCACCATAGCCACAACCGAAGAAGGTCGTGCGCGCATGCTCAAAAACACTGACCAGAATTTATCTGACTCAGGTATCCGACTTGAGTTCTTTTCCGACGGTCTCAGCATCGACTTCGACCGCTCTGATACAAAAACTGTAATCAAAACCTCACGTGAAAAGGGTGCTAAAAACCTTTCAAATCTCATTGACAACCTCAGCAAAAACCAAACATTTTCATGTGTTATTGTCACTCCCTTTGTTCCTTGGGCTATTGATGTTGCTGCTGAATATCAAATCCCTTGTGCAGTGCTTTGGATCCAAGCTTCTGCTTGCTATTCGATTTACTATCGTTACTATATGAAGATTGATTCATTTCCCAAGTTGGAGGATCTCAATGAGAAAGTGCATTTACCTGGGCTACCAACCTTAGAGGTAAGAGATCTTCCTTCAATAATTCTTCCTTCTAGTCCTCCTCAGTATGACGAACTTATGGCTGATTTCAGCAAAGCTTTGGATAAAGTGAAATGGGTTTTAGGATCTTCATTTTTTGAAATCGAGGATGAGATAGTGAAATCAATGGATTCACTAACCCCAATTTATCCTATTGgagcattggtttcaccttcttTATTAGGTGAAAAGGAGACAAGTAATGTTAGTGCTGATATGTGGAATGCAGAAAATTCATGCATAGAATGGCTTAATAGTAAACCAAATTCATCGGTTATTTATATATCATTTGGTAGTTTGATTGTGTTGTCGAAAAAACAGATGAGTAATTTAGCTACAGCTTTGAAGAATAGCAGACAGAATTTTCTATGGGTTGTTAAGCTAGAAAATAATGGGAGATTGGCATGGGAGGATCCTGCTTATGAATTACCAAAAGAGTTTTTGGAAGAAACTGAAGGGAGAGTTTTGGTTGTGAAATGGTGTGCACAGACGAAGGTGTTACAGCACCCTGCAGTGGCTTGTTTTATAAGTCATTGTGGCTGGAACTCATTACTTGAGACATTGATAATTGGTGTGCCTGTTATTGCTTACCCTTCTTGGGCTGATCAACCAACTAATGCTATGCTTATTGAGAATGTGTTAAAGAATGGGGTGAGAATTAAAGTTGGAGAAGATGGGGTTGGAAGTGTAGAAGAGATTGAGAGGTGTGTTTATGAGGTTGTGGAAGGGCCTAATGCTGCTGAGTTCAGGAAGAGAGCTTTGGAAATTAAAGAGTCTGCAAAAAAAGCTAGTCAAGATGGTGGTAGTTCTAGTGTTAATATCAATAAGTTTCTCAGTGAATTGAAAGTTATGAATGGTCCAAAGTCCACCAAATTTACGAAAATGGGGAGGCCCTTGTCGACACTATGGAAAGGAATAACAAAAGTCAGATCCTTTTTCTCTAGAATCATTCACCTAGGCTGA